Proteins encoded by one window of Armatimonadota bacterium:
- a CDS encoding response regulator, producing MEPDDRSAVQILLVEDNPGDVRLTRETMKESHLVNTLHVVNDGVDAMAFLRKEGAFAAAPRPDLILLDLNLPRMDGRQVLEEIKASPCLRRIPVVVLTTSAAEQDIVRSYDLHANCYINKPLELDQFIEVVQSIENFWLSIVKLPAMSAGN from the coding sequence ATGGAGCCTGACGATCGATCCGCCGTACAGATACTGCTCGTGGAAGATAACCCTGGTGACGTTCGTCTCACGCGAGAAACGATGAAGGAGAGCCATCTCGTCAACACGCTGCACGTGGTGAATGACGGCGTGGATGCGATGGCATTCTTGAGGAAGGAGGGCGCCTTCGCGGCAGCGCCACGACCGGACTTAATTCTTCTGGACCTCAACCTACCTCGCATGGACGGCCGCCAGGTGCTGGAGGAGATCAAGGCGTCGCCATGCCTGCGCCGAATCCCGGTGGTGGTACTCACCACCTCGGCCGCTGAGCAGGACATTGTGAGGAGCTACGACCTGCATGCCAACTGCTACATCAACAAACCGCTCGAACTGGATCAGTTCATCGAGGTCGTACAGTCCATCGAGAACTTCTGGCTGAGCATCGTCAAGCTGCCGGCGATGAGCGCAGGTAACTGA
- a CDS encoding hybrid sensor histidine kinase/response regulator → MPATLRALVVEDNPGDARLMQEALRDARTVRFDVTHAPSLATAIDCLDTGSYDIVLCDLSLPDSSGLETVNRLKATAPGLPLIVLTGSNDEETGLAAMQAGAQDFMVKGICDGDSLARGIRYAMERHRLQAALETARLAEIATKDDFLSHVSHELRSPLTTIYQFVTIILDGLSGPISEEQREYLEITLRSVNQLRRMIGDLLDVTRASNGKMRIQRETLNLADTVATAVRAMAESAKEAGIELTADVASAPTVSGDDARIRQVVTNLLDNAIKFTQRGGTITVTAGILPESDGAALVTVTDTGAGMETEDVERMFERLYQAPDATEASRRGLGLGLHICHEIVSLHGGRIWCESTPGNGASISFTVPASAATENEAASEGGSAMAQTAASGGDT, encoded by the coding sequence ATGCCAGCTACCTTACGAGCACTGGTTGTAGAGGATAACCCGGGCGATGCGCGCCTTATGCAGGAAGCGCTGCGCGATGCACGCACGGTTCGGTTCGACGTGACCCACGCGCCATCGCTTGCGACCGCGATCGACTGCCTGGATACCGGCAGCTACGATATCGTTCTGTGTGATCTTTCGCTGCCCGATTCAAGCGGGCTCGAGACCGTCAACCGACTTAAGGCCACCGCGCCGGGATTGCCGCTCATCGTGCTCACGGGCAGCAACGACGAGGAAACGGGCCTGGCGGCAATGCAGGCCGGCGCACAGGACTTCATGGTGAAGGGAATCTGCGACGGTGACTCGCTGGCGCGCGGCATTCGCTACGCAATGGAGCGTCACCGACTGCAGGCAGCTCTCGAAACTGCCCGCCTGGCTGAGATCGCCACAAAGGACGACTTCCTCTCGCACGTCTCGCATGAACTCCGCTCCCCGCTGACTACCATCTACCAGTTTGTGACGATCATTCTTGACGGATTGAGCGGGCCAATTTCGGAAGAGCAGCGAGAGTATCTGGAGATCACGCTCCGCAGCGTCAACCAGCTTCGCCGGATGATCGGCGACCTGCTGGACGTAACACGCGCATCCAACGGCAAGATGCGGATCCAGCGCGAAACACTGAACCTGGCCGATACCGTCGCCACAGCGGTGCGAGCCATGGCCGAATCGGCAAAGGAGGCCGGCATCGAACTCACTGCCGATGTGGCCTCGGCGCCGACCGTATCCGGTGACGATGCGCGCATTCGCCAGGTTGTCACCAACCTGCTCGACAATGCCATCAAGTTCACGCAGCGCGGCGGCACCATCACCGTGACGGCGGGAATCCTGCCCGAATCGGATGGGGCGGCTCTGGTGACCGTTACGGATACCGGCGCGGGTATGGAAACCGAAGACGTAGAGCGTATGTTTGAGCGGCTCTATCAGGCGCCGGATGCCACCGAAGCCAGTCGCCGCGGCCTGGGACTGGGCCTGCACATCTGCCACGAGATTGTAAGTCTGCATGGCGGCCGGATCTGGTGCGAGAGTACGCCGGGCAACGGCGCCAGCATCAGTTTCACTGTGCCGGCCAGTGCAGCCACCGAGAATGAAGCCGCATCTGAAGGCGGATCGGCAATGGCGCAAACTGCAGCATCTGG